A single genomic interval of halophilic archaeon DL31 harbors:
- a CDS encoding Na+/H+ antiporter NhaC (KEGG: nph:NP4702A sodium/hydrogen, malic/sodium-lactate antiporter~TIGRFAM: Na+/H+ antiporter NhaC~PFAM: Na+/H+ antiporter NhaC-like) codes for MPQGNSFGHAMAIPNDGTDESAEADPTLRQALVPALGVVVFLGVGSGVLGLSPHAPLLWSIVLAGLVGRYLLGVGYEGLSDGIENGLRMGIQAVLILFTIYALIATWISAGTIPGLMYYGLGILTPDTFLPATALLAAVVAFSIGSSWTTAGTLGVAFAGIGSGLGIPIPMTAGAVLSGAYAGDKQSPLSDTTNLAAAVTDTDLYDHILGMRLGTAIAFGLSVLLYAWLGLQTGGAIPAGRVAEIRGALAGSYDLGLFVFLPLVVTFALALRGVPALPSLVAGVFAGVGTTIFVQGGSFTAAWNVFLNGTGPETGLDLLNSLLASGGLAGSAWTVSVVVLALGLGGLLDRLGVLSTLAERLASAVRGQKSLIIGTGASAFLVNFFSAQQYMSIVVPGMTLRELFEEYDLDSSALSRSIESVGTPTGALLPWHAGGVFMAGVFSLDSSLAYAPYYFFAFLSPAVLVVLTLAGIGLTATAPSEKDDGTAPVAGE; via the coding sequence ATGCCCCAAGGTAATTCATTCGGCCACGCAATGGCGATACCGAACGACGGGACTGACGAGTCAGCTGAGGCGGACCCGACCCTGCGGCAGGCGCTCGTGCCGGCGCTGGGCGTCGTCGTCTTTCTCGGGGTCGGCTCGGGCGTACTGGGGCTCTCCCCCCACGCCCCGCTGCTGTGGAGTATCGTACTGGCTGGACTGGTGGGTCGCTACTTGCTCGGGGTGGGGTACGAGGGGCTCTCGGACGGCATCGAGAACGGCCTCCGGATGGGGATTCAGGCGGTGCTCATCCTCTTCACGATCTACGCGCTCATCGCGACGTGGATCTCCGCAGGGACGATTCCAGGGCTGATGTACTACGGACTGGGTATCCTCACGCCCGACACGTTCCTCCCAGCGACGGCGCTGCTGGCGGCAGTCGTTGCCTTCTCCATCGGCTCCTCGTGGACCACAGCGGGGACACTCGGTGTTGCCTTCGCGGGCATTGGCTCGGGGCTCGGTATTCCGATTCCGATGACCGCGGGCGCGGTGCTCTCGGGCGCGTACGCTGGCGACAAGCAGTCACCGCTTTCGGACACGACGAATCTTGCGGCCGCAGTGACTGATACGGACCTCTACGACCATATCCTCGGGATGCGGCTGGGGACCGCCATCGCCTTCGGCCTCTCGGTGCTGCTCTATGCGTGGCTCGGGCTCCAGACTGGCGGCGCTATCCCGGCTGGCCGGGTGGCCGAAATCCGCGGCGCGCTCGCTGGCAGCTACGACCTCGGCCTGTTCGTTTTCCTCCCGCTCGTCGTGACGTTCGCACTCGCGCTCCGCGGTGTCCCCGCACTGCCCTCGCTCGTGGCCGGTGTCTTCGCGGGCGTCGGGACCACCATCTTCGTGCAAGGCGGTTCCTTCACGGCCGCATGGAACGTCTTCCTCAACGGCACCGGACCGGAGACCGGACTCGACCTGCTTAATAGCCTGCTCGCGAGCGGCGGGCTTGCGGGCTCCGCGTGGACCGTCTCGGTCGTCGTCCTCGCGCTCGGGCTGGGTGGCCTGCTCGACCGCTTGGGCGTGCTCTCGACGCTCGCCGAACGGCTCGCGAGCGCGGTGCGCGGCCAGAAGAGCCTCATCATCGGGACAGGGGCCTCGGCGTTCCTCGTGAATTTCTTCTCGGCCCAGCAGTACATGAGCATCGTCGTCCCCGGGATGACTCTGCGTGAGCTGTTCGAAGAGTACGACCTCGATAGCTCGGCGCTCTCCCGGTCTATCGAGTCCGTGGGGACCCCGACCGGGGCGTTGCTCCCGTGGCACGCCGGCGGCGTCTTCATGGCCGGCGTCTTCAGTCTCGACTCCTCGCTGGCGTACGCGCCCTACTACTTCTTCGCGTTCCTCTCGCCGGCGGTGTTGGTCGTGCTCACGCTCGCCGGCATCGGCCTCACGGCGACGGCGCCCAGTGAGAAGGACGACGGGACGGCTCCCGTCGCGGGCGAGTAG
- a CDS encoding protein of unknown function DUF502 (PFAM: Protein of unknown function DUF502~KEGG: hmu:Hmuk_1244 protein of unknown function DUF502): MKVIDALKSSFVAGLILITPLAVTLYVLRLVLNWSLQFVNPVVEGTRLTQYTGNIEAVAQVSAAVLIVGSITLLGYLAQKSLGQQLFGNVGRIVNVVPLVSTIYGSVRQVANSLVERKTNYDGVVLVEYPRDGLYSIGLVTGESPKAVAEYTGQPVYNVFLPNSPNPTGGRLVLLPEDEVHELDMSVRQGMRLIVTTGMNDERAPVPALDSLPDGVNAESFDNSRS, encoded by the coding sequence ATGAAGGTTATTGACGCCCTGAAGAGCAGTTTTGTCGCAGGGCTCATCCTCATCACGCCACTTGCGGTTACCCTGTACGTACTCCGACTCGTGCTCAACTGGTCGCTCCAGTTCGTCAACCCAGTCGTTGAGGGCACACGCTTGACACAGTACACGGGCAACATCGAGGCCGTGGCCCAGGTGTCGGCCGCCGTCCTCATCGTCGGGAGCATCACCCTCCTAGGCTATCTCGCACAGAAGAGTCTCGGCCAGCAACTGTTCGGCAATGTGGGCCGTATCGTGAACGTCGTGCCGCTGGTGAGCACCATCTACGGGAGCGTTCGCCAGGTCGCAAACTCACTGGTCGAGCGCAAGACAAACTACGACGGTGTCGTGCTCGTCGAGTACCCCCGGGATGGGCTCTACTCGATCGGTCTGGTCACTGGTGAGAGTCCGAAGGCCGTCGCTGAGTACACCGGACAGCCGGTCTACAACGTCTTCCTCCCGAACAGTCCCAACCCAACAGGCGGCCGGTTGGTGTTGCTCCCCGAGGACGAGGTCCACGAACTCGACATGAGTGTTCGCCAGGGGATGCGGCTTATCGTCACCACCGGCATGAACGACGAACGCGCGCCGGTGCCGGCGCTAGATTCGCTGCCAGATGGTGTGAATGCCGAAAGTTTCGACAATAGCCGAAGCTAA
- a CDS encoding Homoserine O-acetyltransferase (PFAM: Alpha/beta hydrolase fold-1~TIGRFAM: Homoserine O-acetyltransferase~HAMAP: Homoserine O-acetyltransferase~KEGG: hbo:Hbor_02450 homoserine O-acetyltransferase), with product MTGNTPPAHEAGTVEVGRFEFDRAGTVPNLELAYESYGSYEPDGGPKGAGNAVLVCHALTGSQHVATTGAEAGEGAAGQASGWWGDIVGPEKAIDTTEYFVICVNVPGSCYGSTGPSSEHPDGGHWGSAFPPVTVPDWTRAQRRLLAELSVESLHAVVGGSVGGMNTLDWARQFPELVDRIAPVATASRLDAQLLGINGVARRAIRSDPNWQGGDYYGSDHPDHGLMLARQLGHITYLSKDSMADRFGREPTQHSTEEPFPKAPGADAFPYRSVESYLDHQADSFVDRFDANSYLWLTRAMDEFDLAAGYGSDAEALAGFDGDALVLSFTGDWHFPPDDAAALADSFDDAGASVAHHLVDSEYGHDAFLVETESVGPPLQSFLAAGVEGDAVQHVDCEEAKALVEEPCGDHTPEHPTVPSR from the coding sequence ATGACGGGAAACACACCACCGGCACACGAGGCCGGCACGGTTGAGGTCGGGCGCTTTGAGTTCGACCGCGCCGGCACGGTGCCGAACCTCGAACTGGCCTACGAGAGCTACGGCAGCTACGAGCCCGACGGCGGGCCGAAGGGAGCAGGAAACGCAGTGCTGGTCTGTCACGCGCTCACCGGAAGCCAGCACGTGGCGACGACGGGAGCGGAAGCCGGTGAGGGCGCAGCAGGCCAGGCGAGCGGGTGGTGGGGCGATATCGTCGGTCCGGAGAAGGCCATTGATACGACGGAGTACTTCGTCATCTGCGTGAACGTGCCCGGCTCCTGTTATGGCTCAACCGGCCCGTCGAGCGAGCACCCTGACGGCGGCCACTGGGGCAGCGCATTCCCCCCAGTCACCGTCCCGGACTGGACCCGCGCGCAGCGCCGCCTCCTTGCGGAACTCAGCGTCGAGTCGCTACACGCGGTTGTCGGCGGGAGCGTCGGTGGGATGAACACGCTGGACTGGGCCCGGCAGTTCCCGGAGCTGGTCGACAGAATCGCTCCGGTGGCGACCGCGTCGCGGCTTGACGCCCAACTGCTTGGTATCAACGGCGTGGCTCGTCGGGCCATCCGGAGCGACCCGAACTGGCAAGGTGGGGACTACTACGGCAGCGACCACCCGGACCACGGGCTGATGCTCGCACGCCAACTCGGCCACATTACCTACCTCTCGAAGGACTCGATGGCCGACCGGTTCGGTCGGGAACCCACCCAGCACAGCACGGAGGAGCCGTTCCCCAAGGCGCCCGGCGCCGACGCGTTCCCCTACCGGTCGGTCGAGAGCTACCTCGACCATCAGGCCGACTCCTTCGTCGACCGTTTCGACGCCAACAGCTATCTCTGGCTCACGCGTGCGATGGACGAGTTCGACCTCGCGGCCGGCTACGGTTCCGACGCCGAGGCGCTCGCAGGGTTCGACGGCGACGCGCTGGTGCTCTCCTTCACCGGGGACTGGCACTTCCCCCCAGACGACGCTGCGGCACTCGCCGATTCGTTCGACGATGCGGGCGCGTCTGTTGCTCACCATCTCGTCGACTCCGAGTACGGCCACGACGCGTTTCTGGTCGAAACAGAGTCTGTGGGCCCGCCGCTGCAGTCCTTCCTCGCAGCGGGTGTCGAAGGTGATGCGGTCCAGCACGTCGACTGCGAGGAGGCAAAGGCGCTCGTGGAGGAACCCTGTGGCGACCACACGCCGGAGCATCCGACCGTGCCCTCCAGGTAG
- a CDS encoding hypothetical protein (KEGG: hje:HacjB3_06445 hypothetical protein) gives MWVGVCVRVVPPHPPKDVRSTGGKVVYVYLSSVREWTVEKIAAALNLKLIELLPTIRTLEGAGYIERQGDTCRLV, from the coding sequence ATGTGGGTTGGCGTATGCGTCAGAGTCGTTCCACCGCACCCCCCGAAAGACGTTCGCTCGACAGGCGGAAAAGTAGTGTACGTCTATCTCTCGTCGGTCCGAGAATGGACTGTCGAGAAAATCGCTGCGGCCCTGAATCTGAAACTGATCGAACTGCTGCCAACCATCCGTACGCTTGAGGGTGCGGGCTACATTGAACGCCAGGGCGACACCTGTCGATTGGTCTGA
- a CDS encoding regulatory protein TetR (PFAM: Transcriptional regulator, TetR-like, DNA-binding, bacterial/archaeal~KEGG: htu:Htur_1935 transcriptional regulator, TetR family): MVSQETTAEVTDATYRALCKHGFADVTMEDIAAETEKSKSALHYHYDSKHDLLLAFLDELLDSFTERLDNVAAETPREGLLALTEELLKSAENGNPPRDFEVAVLEMKAQGPYDAEIRGYLERFDQTMKEHFAGHLAAGVEAGEFRTDLDVSASADFLVTVIAGAHTRSVAIGRPVEETRETLARHIDSMLTAEGTS, encoded by the coding sequence ATGGTCTCACAGGAAACAACCGCCGAGGTCACCGACGCCACCTACCGTGCACTCTGTAAGCACGGCTTTGCGGACGTGACGATGGAGGATATCGCTGCCGAGACGGAAAAGAGCAAATCCGCGCTCCACTACCACTACGACAGCAAGCACGACCTGCTGCTCGCCTTTCTCGACGAACTGCTTGATTCGTTCACCGAGCGGCTAGACAACGTTGCGGCCGAAACGCCTCGTGAAGGGTTGCTCGCCCTCACTGAAGAGCTGCTCAAATCCGCCGAGAACGGAAACCCGCCACGGGACTTCGAAGTCGCCGTGTTGGAGATGAAGGCCCAAGGCCCCTACGACGCCGAAATTCGTGGCTATCTCGAGCGGTTCGACCAAACCATGAAGGAACATTTTGCGGGCCATCTCGCGGCGGGTGTCGAAGCAGGAGAGTTCCGCACCGATCTTGACGTCTCCGCGTCGGCGGACTTCCTGGTGACGGTAATCGCCGGCGCCCACACCCGTAGCGTCGCCATCGGACGGCCTGTTGAGGAGACCCGGGAAACGCTCGCCAGACATATCGACTCGATGCTCACCGCGGAGGGGACGTCGTGA
- a CDS encoding MATE efflux family protein (KEGG: hmu:Hmuk_1808 MATE efflux family protein~TIGRFAM: Multi antimicrobial extrusion protein MatE~PFAM: Multi antimicrobial extrusion protein MatE), producing MSLWDRFEKLRAATSQAFDEEDTDLTSGGIATPLFVLALPIVVTNLFQTAYNLADTFWVGQYSTEALAAISFAFPMVFLLISLGMGLSVAGSVMVAQHVGADEEREAEYAASQTVAFSIIASILLGGLGYVFVDDLLKIFGAAPDVYPLAVAYMEVIAAGLIFMFGFLMFISLMRGYGDTVTPMIVMGLSVIVNIILDPFLIFGFEANPLFSMLGLQGLESQLFVMTGYTGDGLRGAAIATIFSRALAFIVGIALMFQGTRGVRIRLGDMKPDLAFARRILRIGLPASVEGTGRALSFNLMLIVVGTFATPVVAAFGIGTRVLSVVFMPAIAMARGVETMSGQNIGADQPDRAAETVQFASRATFLILSVVAVGAFVFAEPIVGVFTASQEVTDIGARFMRFVAPTFGFMGVMRAYNGSFRGASKTLTAAAISIGVLGGVRIPLAWFLSRAFGPDGIWLSFGLSNVLGALIAYAWYQRGTWREVDLTDGPGPAPSDD from the coding sequence GTGAGTCTGTGGGACCGCTTCGAGAAGCTCCGAGCGGCCACGAGCCAAGCGTTCGACGAAGAGGACACCGACCTCACCAGCGGCGGCATCGCGACGCCCCTGTTCGTGCTCGCGCTTCCCATCGTCGTCACGAACCTCTTCCAGACCGCCTACAACCTCGCGGACACGTTCTGGGTCGGGCAGTACAGCACCGAAGCGCTCGCCGCCATCAGCTTCGCGTTCCCGATGGTGTTTTTACTCATCTCGCTCGGGATGGGGCTCTCCGTGGCGGGGAGCGTGATGGTGGCTCAGCACGTCGGCGCCGACGAGGAGCGGGAGGCGGAGTACGCCGCCTCCCAGACAGTGGCGTTCTCGATTATCGCCTCCATCCTGCTCGGTGGGCTGGGCTACGTCTTCGTGGACGACCTGTTGAAGATCTTCGGCGCTGCGCCGGACGTCTACCCGCTCGCAGTGGCGTATATGGAGGTCATCGCTGCGGGGCTCATCTTCATGTTCGGCTTCCTGATGTTCATCTCGCTGATGCGTGGGTACGGCGACACGGTGACGCCGATGATCGTGATGGGGCTCTCGGTCATCGTGAACATCATTCTCGACCCGTTCCTCATCTTCGGGTTCGAGGCAAACCCGCTGTTCAGCATGCTCGGTCTTCAGGGACTCGAGAGCCAGCTCTTTGTGATGACGGGTTACACGGGCGACGGCCTGCGGGGGGCGGCCATCGCGACCATCTTCTCCCGGGCGCTCGCGTTCATCGTCGGCATCGCGCTGATGTTCCAGGGCACCCGTGGGGTCCGCATCCGGCTGGGCGACATGAAGCCGGACCTCGCCTTCGCTCGGCGCATCCTCCGCATCGGCCTGCCGGCGTCTGTCGAGGGGACCGGACGGGCGCTCTCGTTCAACCTCATGCTCATCGTCGTGGGGACGTTCGCGACGCCGGTCGTTGCGGCGTTCGGGATTGGCACCCGGGTACTCTCGGTGGTGTTCATGCCCGCCATCGCGATGGCCCGCGGGGTCGAGACCATGAGCGGGCAGAACATCGGTGCCGACCAGCCCGACCGCGCAGCAGAGACCGTCCAGTTCGCTAGCCGAGCGACGTTCCTCATCCTCTCAGTCGTCGCTGTGGGTGCGTTCGTCTTCGCCGAACCGATTGTCGGCGTCTTCACGGCGAGTCAGGAGGTAACCGATATCGGCGCCCGATTCATGCGCTTCGTTGCGCCCACATTCGGCTTCATGGGCGTGATGCGAGCGTACAACGGCAGTTTCCGTGGGGCGAGTAAGACGTTGACTGCGGCGGCGATCTCCATCGGCGTGCTCGGTGGCGTTCGGATTCCGCTGGCGTGGTTCCTCTCGCGAGCCTTCGGCCCAGACGGCATCTGGCTCTCGTTCGGCCTCTCCAACGTGCTCGGCGCACTCATCGCCTACGCCTGGTACCAGCGCGGTACCTGGCGCGAGGTGGATCTCACGGACGGACCCGGCCCCGCACCGAGTGACGACTGA
- a CDS encoding Cysteine synthase (KEGG: hbo:Hbor_02440 oah/oas sulfhydrylase~PFAM: Cys/Met metabolism, pyridoxal phosphate-dependent enzyme), with amino-acid sequence MTRGFRSRSLHGGYEPDAHNGSFAPPIHQTTSYRFEDADHAAKLYAMEADGDIYSRISNPTTRTLERRLASLSGGVGAVATNAGMAAIDAITTVLARAGTNIVTAGDLYGGTTAYFAHTASARGIEIRTVDTLDYEAYEEAIDEDTAYVHVETMANPSLVTPDFECLADIAHEAATPLVVDNTFASPALCRPLEHGADVVWESTTKWTHGSGTTIGGIVVDGGTFPWDHPDADYPELSGENPAFGFDFSERFGDEAFARAVRQRGVRPVGSHQTPFDAWATLQGLETLQLRMDRHCENARTVAEHLDAHEAVEWVTYPGLEDHQTHGNATEYLADYGGMVAFGLTEGFTASKRLCEEVELAGFVANVGDARTLVIHPASTTHAQLSEAEQRAAGVSPELIRLSVGLEEPEDITADLDGAIERATR; translated from the coding sequence ATGACCCGCGGCTTTCGGAGCCGAAGTCTCCACGGGGGGTACGAACCGGACGCACACAACGGCTCGTTCGCTCCACCCATCCACCAGACCACGTCGTACCGCTTCGAGGATGCCGACCACGCCGCGAAGCTCTACGCGATGGAGGCCGACGGCGACATCTACAGCCGCATCTCCAACCCGACGACCCGGACGCTGGAGCGCCGCCTCGCCTCGCTCTCGGGCGGGGTCGGGGCCGTGGCCACCAACGCCGGCATGGCCGCCATCGACGCCATCACTACGGTGCTGGCCCGGGCGGGGACGAACATCGTCACCGCGGGCGACCTCTATGGCGGTACTACCGCCTACTTCGCCCACACCGCGAGCGCCCGTGGCATCGAAATCCGGACCGTCGACACACTCGATTACGAGGCCTACGAGGAGGCAATCGACGAGGACACCGCCTACGTCCACGTCGAGACAATGGCAAACCCCTCGCTGGTGACACCGGATTTCGAGTGCCTCGCCGACATCGCCCACGAGGCCGCGACGCCGTTGGTTGTCGACAACACGTTTGCCTCGCCCGCGCTCTGCCGGCCGCTCGAACACGGTGCCGACGTGGTTTGGGAGTCGACCACCAAATGGACCCACGGCTCGGGGACAACTATCGGTGGCATCGTCGTCGACGGCGGGACGTTCCCGTGGGACCATCCCGACGCGGATTACCCCGAACTCTCCGGGGAGAACCCCGCCTTCGGCTTCGACTTCTCCGAGCGGTTCGGCGACGAAGCGTTCGCCCGCGCGGTCCGCCAGCGCGGCGTCAGACCGGTCGGCAGCCACCAGACACCGTTCGACGCCTGGGCCACCCTCCAGGGTCTCGAGACGCTGCAGCTCCGGATGGACCGCCACTGCGAGAACGCGCGGACTGTGGCCGAACACCTCGACGCACACGAGGCAGTTGAGTGGGTCACCTACCCTGGACTGGAGGACCACCAAACCCACGGTAACGCCACGGAGTATCTCGCTGACTACGGTGGGATGGTCGCATTCGGGCTGACGGAGGGGTTCACCGCGAGCAAGCGGCTCTGTGAGGAGGTCGAACTCGCTGGCTTCGTTGCCAACGTCGGCGACGCCCGAACGCTGGTGATTCACCCCGCGAGCACGACCCACGCACAGCTCTCCGAGGCGGAACAGCGCGCAGCCGGGGTCTCACCAGAGCTGATCCGGCTCTCCGTCGGGCTGGAAGAGCCTGAGGACATCACCGCCGATCTCGACGGCGCCATCGAGCGAGCGACACGATGA
- a CDS encoding Enoyl-CoA hydratase/isomerase (PFAM: Crotonase, core~KEGG: htu:Htur_1610 enoyl-CoA hydratase/isomerase): MGSEYEDGAVLLERDGGVARITLNTPERRNALSDEVTGGLIDALSDVEGSDARCVTVEGAGPAFSAGGDIDAMVERHERDSPTPEAVERVIQRIGRSIQRLVECPLPTIAKVDGAAFGAGANLAIACDIQLLSDEAKLGFGFRQVGLAVDSGTSYLLPRLVGDNVAKELVYTGELLDAERAQELGLANHVYESEAFERETESFVERVASGPTVALRTSKRLLRHGRTASLSETIEHEAVAQGTVFDSADHAEGITAFRESRSPEFEGE, from the coding sequence ATGGGTAGCGAGTACGAAGACGGCGCAGTGCTGCTCGAACGTGACGGCGGCGTCGCCCGCATCACGCTCAACACGCCGGAGAGACGCAACGCACTCTCGGACGAAGTAACGGGCGGGCTAATTGACGCACTCAGTGATGTAGAGGGGAGCGATGCCCGGTGTGTGACCGTGGAGGGTGCGGGGCCGGCCTTCTCAGCCGGGGGCGATATCGACGCGATGGTCGAACGGCACGAGCGTGATTCGCCCACACCAGAGGCCGTCGAGCGCGTGATTCAGCGAATCGGCCGGTCCATCCAGCGCCTTGTGGAGTGCCCGCTCCCGACGATTGCGAAGGTAGACGGCGCCGCGTTCGGCGCCGGGGCGAATCTCGCCATCGCCTGCGACATCCAGTTGCTGAGCGACGAGGCGAAGCTGGGCTTTGGGTTCCGGCAGGTGGGGCTAGCGGTGGACTCCGGCACCTCCTACCTTCTCCCGAGGCTCGTCGGCGACAACGTCGCGAAGGAACTGGTGTACACGGGGGAACTCCTCGACGCCGAGCGCGCACAGGAGCTTGGACTTGCGAACCACGTCTACGAATCAGAGGCATTCGAGCGGGAGACCGAGTCATTCGTCGAGCGGGTTGCGTCCGGGCCGACCGTCGCGCTCCGCACGTCGAAGCGGCTGCTCCGTCACGGGCGGACCGCTTCGCTCTCGGAGACCATCGAGCATGAAGCCGTCGCGCAGGGAACAGTGTTCGATTCGGCCGACCACGCGGAAGGGATTACGGCGTTCCGGGAGAGCCGCAGCCCCGAATTCGAGGGGGAGTAG
- a CDS encoding Mandelate racemase/muconate lactonizing protein (PFAM: Mandelate racemase/muconate lactonizing enzyme, C-terminal~KEGG: hla:Hlac_1174 mandelate racemase/muconate lactonizing protein) produces the protein MTRLQPFSLDVNHPLGTAAGEIRSREGFLVGIGDSDRGVGEATPLPGWTESLDACEQALRNPPAGWEEVSAFDIGMSETPAARHGYRLAVLDAEARARSQPLATLLAEAVDFPESSDSVPVNATVGDGPVRETVAAARAAVERGFDCLKLKVGARPLETDIERVSAVGEAVDATLRVDANGAWNGAEAHDAVEAFASLGVEYVEQPVPARALSLLAALRGKGVDIAADESLGELGVDAVLEADAADVAVLKPMALGGPDAAVAAAGELRQNGIEPVVTTTIDGAIARAATVHVAAAIPNPRACGLATGELLREDLGPDPVPVVDGRITVPDGPGNLGETFDGRLWRAEE, from the coding sequence ATGACCCGACTCCAACCGTTCTCGCTCGACGTGAACCACCCGCTGGGGACTGCCGCGGGGGAGATTAGGTCCCGAGAAGGGTTCCTCGTCGGCATCGGCGACAGTGACCGCGGGGTTGGCGAGGCGACACCGCTTCCGGGCTGGACCGAGAGTCTCGACGCCTGCGAGCAAGCGCTCCGGAACCCGCCTGCGGGCTGGGAGGAAGTTTCAGCGTTCGATATCGGTATGTCCGAGACACCCGCGGCTCGGCACGGCTACCGGCTCGCGGTTCTCGATGCCGAGGCCCGCGCGAGGAGCCAGCCACTTGCCACGTTGCTGGCCGAAGCGGTCGATTTCCCAGAGTCGTCAGACAGTGTCCCGGTCAATGCGACTGTCGGGGACGGACCCGTTAGAGAGACCGTCGCCGCCGCGCGAGCCGCCGTTGAGCGCGGGTTTGACTGCCTCAAACTCAAGGTCGGTGCACGGCCGCTGGAAACAGATATCGAGCGCGTCAGCGCCGTTGGGGAGGCCGTCGACGCGACACTCCGTGTTGACGCGAACGGCGCATGGAACGGAGCCGAGGCCCACGACGCGGTGGAGGCGTTCGCCTCGCTGGGCGTGGAATACGTCGAACAGCCGGTTCCAGCCAGGGCGCTGTCGCTGCTCGCAGCCCTGCGTGGGAAGGGGGTCGACATCGCCGCCGACGAATCCCTGGGGGAGTTGGGAGTCGATGCCGTACTCGAGGCTGATGCGGCCGACGTGGCCGTGTTGAAACCGATGGCGCTTGGCGGGCCGGATGCGGCCGTGGCCGCCGCTGGGGAACTTCGCCAGAACGGGATCGAGCCGGTGGTCACGACCACCATCGACGGCGCTATCGCTCGTGCTGCTACGGTTCACGTCGCCGCAGCGATCCCGAATCCTCGGGCCTGCGGACTCGCCACAGGGGAGTTACTTCGCGAAGACCTGGGCCCGGATCCGGTACCGGTCGTCGATGGCCGGATTACCGTTCCTGATGGGCCGGGGAATCTTGGAGAAACCTTCGACGGCCGGCTCTGGCGCGCGGAGGAGTAA